In Lolium rigidum isolate FL_2022 chromosome 3, APGP_CSIRO_Lrig_0.1, whole genome shotgun sequence, the genomic window tgttgtgaatttatcatatactagcttctagatttgctgccatattgggcaaaaacgagggccaaaaggcataaataaccccagagatttgctactagatttgctgccatattgaagaaagacataaatagaagcttctctagatttgatactaatttagtgaaaaatacagggagagaaagaggggaaaaggtgctcttaaaaatgccaatttgggccgagagagacaaaacccagctcctgctcacgtgcaaccaaacgcttctcgtctcgtcccacgcggtccctttctaccagccccacgcgacgcggccccacgcggccccacagacgacgtggcgcaacacgtcagcacagaacgtccaaatagacggattccttccgtctgagctccttctgcgggtttcagacataggcttggggaaaactgaggaaaaactaaggtgctggggaaaactgagtacaactaacgaagcggggcacgaaaatagaaatcccaaaataaaaacaaaggaaTTGGCTTTGTGGCCTCCATGATGGAATAGTCAGGCATATGATTCATTAAGAAAAAAAATCCATTTTTCGTCCTTCAACTTTCACACAAGTTCACTTTTGATCCCAAATGTTTCATTTGGTCCAAAAGAGACCCTAAACTTTACCAACTTGTTCAAACGTCTGGTTCTgctgatttttttgaaaaaagataCGAAACATAACCAAGCAGTACGAAAACCGCGACCGAGCCAGTTTCAGCCAAAATAAATCCCCAATCCTATGCCTTGAGTAGGTCGCCCCAATTTATCTATCTGCTCGATATCGGCATCCGCCGCTTGTCTGACATCCCGATTGTCCACTACGATGTCTGCCACTAGATCAAGCTGGATGTAATGATGCCCACAACAATCTTCCAACTACTTCTGCGGTTGAACATGGAGATGTGGTTCCTATCGGTCAACCTCACCCTCCCTTTCCGCCCTCTCCCTCGCTTTCTGCCCTCACATACACTAGTGGGTGTGTCCAGCCGGGCGATATGCGAGAGGTTGATGAGTTGCGGCGCTACTAGGATCGTTGCTGCCCTTTACGTGAGAATCGCTGGAGCGGCAGAAAGACGAGGCTGCCAGAGCTGGTTATTTACCATCCTCTTTTTCTTGCTCGTGTCGTGAGTGGGATTCAAGGTTCTGGTCTAGGACTACTTCTTATTGAGGTATGTTCggatctgatttttttttgaactttggtTATCATCTACAGAACAAAATCATAAGAACAAGACATGTGAACGGGTTGGTAAAGTTTAGGGTCCATTTTATACCAAATAAAACATTTAGGACGAAAAGTGAACTCTGCACAAAGTTGAAGGATGAAAAATGGActtttttcattcattaatcttCTCCGTTGGAACTTGAGCAGCTTGTACCCTTGTCGTGGTGCGCGCGACGTGATGATTCACGTGATAGGAAGTAGAGCTGATTCTTCTCCGAACTTGCAACTTACGCACGCAACGTGCTGCTCCAGGACATAGCTACCATCTCCTTCCCGTGATGATGGATGACGTCTCGCTGGTGCTCCGCGTCTCCGTCTGCTCCCGAAGGAATTCAACGCGAGATTTTTCGGCCACGACGGAGCTGCGTGCGCACACGCGTTGCAAACTATTGGATCGCCAAATCTGCTGCCGCCATAAAGTTGTTGTTTCTTGAAGAAGACGAAGAttctcgcccggatgacaaaatccggtCGCCgcgatccccacggtcggcgccaattgacgagggatcatctcgccaatgcctacatattgtagacttgggtttcgggagagagcgacgatggagattccgggagcgagattagtcacactacgtacccagcttcgggtcccctcggtggaggatccctacgtgctgctagcaatccagtatatgatcatatgtatctGTACATGGTGTCgctataggcggagctatgttgtctatctggtcTCTCTGCTGGCCTCCTTCTatggggtgccctggctagctttatatgtgcaaccagcctagggttttacaagagtcctagtcgactacttcttcgggttgccttgttgggccttctccatattgggtcttctccatattgggccgagccaggtatactaataatgggtacccgaagggtatacccatgtcacttcCTTTATAGGGAAAAAACTTCAATACTACAATATgttaatccggatcgaaggtatcaagtGACCATGTAATAGGTTGCGCGGTAGAACACACTTGGCTACCATTAGTAGTCGCGGGCCTAAAAGGCACACACCATTGGTGTGCTTGTACTGGTAGCGGAGCGGACTAAAAGGCACGCGACTACTAGGTGGGGCCGACTATACTCGGGTCCAGAAAGTACCCACATCGCGTGCTAGTGGGGGCACGCGACTGCTATTTGCATACCAGTTGTGTGTGTCTTTGCCTCGCCCGCTTCCAATATATTGGGCTGACGAGCACGAAACAACCAAAATACTAGTCGCGTTCCCTATTTCAGGCAAGCTGCTACTAACCAGCTTAGTAGTAGCATGCTCTATTTTGGGTACCCTACTACTAGTTCTCAGGATTTACACCCCTAGTGCATCGATATCgtattttcagttttgaaaaaaatacagaaattgatagaaaattcaaaagatAAATTCCTTGGAGATGGCCATGTGTTCTGTCATCTAGTTTTAagtaaaattaacaaacatgaatttaatatattatgcaaaatgacgTCATGCTCAGTAAAACGGCTTTTCTGGTTGCCGCCGAAAaagttttttatatgaaaatgtatctacgcaaaattttacatccgatttcaacggTCTTCGGCGGTTAGCGATTTTTTTGATTCCGAAAAACGGAAAAGGAAAACAGAGTTTTTTTAGGTTTTAGATTCGGCgcaatttttattaaaaaaaattcaCTTTCCCACTACTCCACCCTCTTTCCCTCATCCTCTTCCACTTATCGACCTTCTCCCTTCCTCCTTTTCGACTTCTACAACCTCATtatcttccacttctccaccttctcccctcctcctcttccactgaTCCACcttctcccttcctcctctttCACTTCTCCACCCTCATTATCTTCCACATTTCCAccttctcctctcctcccctTCTCCACCTTCTTTCCCTCCTTCTCTTTCACTTCTCCACCATCTCCTCTTTGTTGACTATCTCCCCCTGACGATGGCAACCACTGGCCCTCCTCTCCAGtgacggcgaccacctcctcccggCAACGACGACCACCTCCTACCCAACGACAGTGACCACCTACTCTCTAGCTACGTCAACCACCTCCTCTCTTGAcgacggcgaccacctcctccctcGACGACGGCAACCACCTCCTCCCCCGAcgacggcgaccacctcctccccgaTGATGGAAAACCACCTCCTCCCCGACGATGGGCCACCGCCGACGCCCTGCTCTAGCGACCAGCTCCTCTCCTAGATCTCGTCAATGTCATGGACTCGATTGCTTTCTTTTGCTTTTTAGGGTGTTTTGTGAGAATCGTGTGGATAACTCGGTGATGGTCCCATCTTTATTTTAAattgcaaaacaaaaaaatacatgtagcggtgatacatctcaaatgtatatACTTTTCCAAGCACTTTGCTCAATGAATTACTccggaatctcaccatacttggataaAAACTGCTGAATTTGACGTTGTTTTTAGTAAAGTCTCCATTTTGTCAAGTTTTCGCCGGAAATAAAATCGGGGAAAAATACCATAGAAATTTTTCACCAAAAGAAGGGACTTGGAGCTTTGGACCAcgagaggggggccacgaggcctgAACGAGGCCAGGTGGTGCGCCGTACttctttgggcgcgccacctaggCCCGTTCGACCCTCGGGCGTCATCTCCCCTCCCCCCCTTCGCGAggtgccttatataccctaaagCCTACCCCTGGAAAGACACGACATTTCGAGAAATAGAGCGCCGCCAAGACCACGATCTTCGTTTTGGGAGTCAGATtgatcatgctctccaccctggAGAGAGGTATTTCGAGGGCTtgttcatcatcaccgccaccaaCGTCATCATCAACCATCATGgactcactctccatcaccatgagtgagtagtttggatgggttttggatgagattgatcatgtaatcctcCATATGTATTGAGATTTTAGGTGTTTGTCTTGAAGATATTCTTGTATTAGTGTTGGTACACatttgctatgcttgttactagggcccaAGTGATATGATTTCAGTATTGAACCTATATTgttttatcatatatatgaggttggtatttATTTGCAAGGTGTATTACTTATTATTATGTTGACCCTGCGAATCCCTGAGGTGAGAGGTGGGGAAAAACAATGGGACGATGTGATAATTCGAGGGTTATGTGcgttcatgaatcttaatgctttgttctGGTCTAtttctaaagggtagaccttaacTGCCGAGGTACCACTAGCGGGTCAGGGCCTGCGATTGGTAGGCTATTATGTACTACTGTGTGTATCCTCCTCCTCTTACAACGGCGTATCCGTTGCAGTCATGGGCACCCAACTAGGCCTGGGAGTAGCAGCCATCGACTCGCTCGGCCGTCCCTCCTCCTCTGTAACTGGTGTACCATGTGCCGACGATGGTACCCACCTGGGCGAGAGCGTTGCCGGAGATCGTGGACCTCAcccaggacgacgacgacgagcagtAGATTAGGCCTAGGTTGTTTTGGGTCCGTTTTTCAGTGTTTTTCCTCTTGTTTACCTATATAAACTATGTTCCCTATGAATAaaatttacaacaaaaaaatGTGTCAGGCCATTGGGCAGACCCCAACCCAAACGTACAAAAACACGACGCGGCCGATTTGTGTCCACGTCCTGACGCAAATGAATTAGAATGTATATGTTTAGGATCCAAAATACGTGAAACCGTTAAAGATAGTCTTAGATAGCgatttttctaaaaataatatgttTTTCAATAATCGCCGATCGGCAGACTGGTTTTTGTGTTGGCTACCCAAGCTTCATATCTGGTCGGTTAACAGACGAGTGGCTGACTGTTGACCGACTGAGTTCTACATTTGGAAATTTTTAAAATCATGCATTATttgtaaaaaaataaacaaaaatgtattatttaaaaaaatcgcgTCTTAGATATGGAAAATTCTTTTGGCATGGCAAAGCCCACATCTGGGTCCTCCGACGGTTGATCCCTTGAGATTGCGCAAGccacttttctttctttcttttgaagGGGTGCTGCACAAGCGAGCTATTTTCTTGACCGGATGCTGCAGAAGCGAGATGAGAATGAGACGGCACCGAGAATCTCGGCCGGTCCAGGAAGCCGGTCCTACAAGGTAGCGATGTTCTCTAGGCCCATCGAGACCGCGGGCCCCACGGCCTGGCCCGTGTGCGCCTCCCCCTCGCGGCAGCGCGTGCGCCCTTGTCGGCCGGCTCTCCCCCCGACGCTCCACAGGCCACAGCGCCGTTGAAAAGACTACCGCTACTACCAGCTAGCTAGCCTCACTGCCGTCCTGGTACTACTCTACTGGTTTCACTAACCCAAAATTACCGCAATTAAGCACACCTGCTGCTCCTTATTTTAACCTTCATGACCGTGGGGATTCGCAAAAAAGTGTCACGACCTCTGAACTTGACCAGCTAATCCAAGTGGCCACTGCATTAGCCAGTCGAATATTGTATTAAGCTTTGCTTGCTCTCTCGCTCACTCAGACACTCACAGTTCATATTCACCACCTGTTCATCAGACGTTGCTTGATTGCTTTATTGACTCTTGTGTGGCCATCATCAGGGCTCCCAGCGCCCTTTCAACACTTCTTTTCTTGGAACCGCACTCGGCCTAACCTACATGACCTACAAGGCCCTCTGCCTATGGAGTGACATGATGGTTGAAATGGAGGAGAGATAAAAAAGGAACTTTTTGTTTAGTTTCTGCTAACTCCCAATTTGTCTGTCTCGGCACTTTCTTTGCTAATAATTCTAGCAGCTAACGATCCAGTGCCATTAGCATATGTACGTAGGAGTGTATGTAGGAGtgtaccttagagcatctccagccgcgtcccccaaaccgtcccccaaaccgcgccggatcgagcgtttgggggacgtgtttcgttcgtgccgcgtttgggggacgtcgctccccagccgcgtcccccaaacgccgcccccaaacatttaaaataatttttctggcatttttatttcaatttccacaaactaatacataatttggaacgtggtttacacgaaaacatggtttggaacatggttttccacaaactaatacatagtttgaaccatggtggacacaaatataaaatattgcaaagaaactaaacctaactaggccgtgcatcgaaggtttcgtgtgttcgctgctaagaaagaacactcgagggcacacccagatcacctaaactggaaaatccagcgggaggatggtgcccttgttggttctaccgatgaggcgaacaggcagaaacctccgtgcacgtattcgctgcgaagaaacaacactcattcggtcgtcctcctcgtcggtgctcgtcgtcgtccccgtcgacgtggtagtcccggaggcggcgcctctcgtcgaagaccttgactttcatgtccctgttgccgaagtaggagaacacgaggatgaagccggcttggaggctgtggtggcgcgcgaacttctcccagccgatgttgaggtatatcttgtcgcgcgcgtcgtagatcgccttgacgatccaccggcagtagccgcacgaatgctcccgcagatgcatcgtgcgcgggcgtacgccgccgacgtactcggcgaaggagtccggcagcctctggatgccgcgcgggtcgcccttaaggacgtggacgaactcgaacaggacgtccggctccacgtccatctccgacgatgatgaaggcggcggcgtggaaggcgacggcgagcgttcagctatgccgcggccacgaccacgaccacgaccacggccgcggccgcgaggtccgcctctaccagacatagcgtcgagtcttgttgagagatggtggaggctagggtttgggagagaggcgctagggtttgtgtgtgagagggacgatgagaggcgccccttttataggccggagggaggcggaggagcggtggcgctcattaacgccggcacgcgagctaggcgcgacgggacgcgtcgccgcgccctctgcgggaactataccgtcggctgcgcgccaacaacttccgtcgcgaggtaggcgacggttaggtttaaattaattgtgccgccgacgggtcggccccgccactccccgcctcgcttttcgttgtgtccggcgtccccggtgcgtcccctgtgggacggggacgggctcggggcgccggacaccgaatgggggcgcgccggataaaaaagggctttaggggacgcggctggaatgctttttttgtccggcgcgccccaaatccctttgggggacggtttgggggacgcgactggagatgctcttaggtacgATGTGAGGTTCAGAGCTGGAGAACAATGGCTGGAGCTGGACCATTTGCCCGGGGCCTGGCCCTCCTGAGCCACTCTGACCAGAGGGAGTCCTTGACCCAAATCAATGAAATATAGCACGGTCTATGGAAAATATTGATAAATGTACATCCACACTTAATCAATTACAAAGCAATGGAGCATAATGTTTTCTAGCACCTGCATGATCAGGTCAAGGCAGTCAAATACATGTCCTTTGACGACAGCAATAGGCCAGATCTCCAGAATTTTGTACAGTCAATACTCCTATTAACTGGAGTGCAGCGGTGACAACCTATTAACTAACTTGGCCAATGGATCTCATGCCCTAACTCCTTCCACCAATTGTCTGATTACTCCAGCGATCCGCCTTCAAGCCGGTGACTGAAACGAAATTCATAATAAAGCTTGTTTTTATGACTGTTGCCAACGGTATGCATGTAGCAGTGGATCTGGCGGATAGATCTCTCCCTACTGTACCCTACCAGGCAGCATAACTTCGAAATGAAAACGGGCGTTATGGTAAGAACAGGACTGTCTGTTACTACGAACCACAAAGTTTGGTGTTGACATCCTGTACTGCTGTACACACGTCGGTAGAAAAGAATTCTGTATGACGTATTGCTGTCATCCTAAAGCTTCTCCTcaccatcattttggccccaaaaAAGCTTCGCATACATCCATCCAGCACGCCCGTTTTCTCTCAGTCAGTGAGCAACGATCTTTTACTCTCGATTTCAGGAATAGTAATTCTCTATCGACAGATCCATGGTGGCATGTGAAATTTAGGTGGTCCGTTCCTTACTCCACCTCCAGTCCTGTCCCCTCTGCCATTCAGCTCAGCTCAGCTGCATGCAGGAGCAGGAGGAAGAAAGATACTCTCTTGTTCGGCATGCCTGCCTGCAATGCGACGCAGGCCTGAATAAAATACTACTGTGAAAGGAATCTTACATCATTCGTGTCTTGTCTCCTCCTGCCTTTTTCTCCAGAGAGGATAGAGAGGAGATGGATGGATGGAGAGGAAGGAAGGAGACGATGCGCTGGGTTGTGTGTATAAAAGGGAAAGCCTGTGGCCTTTGGAACCATACAATGATCAGGAACTGAGAGTGAGAATAGAAAGAGAGGTCGAGTAGTAGCTAGTGGTGGCGGTTAGAGCTCAGGAGGATTCAGTCTTTGAGTCACTTCTCTGACATCCTAATTGATAGGTGAGAAATGAGCTCTCAATCCTTTCTTCTTTCCTTCGATTCGCTTGATCATCAGTCTTTAGTACCCCGTTCAATCATTTTTTAGCCTTTTCAGGCTTTTCTTTTGGCATTCGTTTTGACGTAAGACTGGTTTCAGAATACAGTTACTCCTTTCTTAAAGCCAACTTATACAGATTCTTCTAGCGGCATGCACTgtagttcttctcatcttctcatTCTTGGTTCTAGCTTCTAGGCTCCAATTCTGTGTGTATTCACTGTAACAAAGATTCAGCTCACTTTAAAAAAAAAGTTCATTTCTGTTTGAAAAGATGCAGTACAGTTAGAAACTCTTCAATCAAAGGCTTATCTGCTTCTCCATGCAGGTCCGGAGAGCAAGGTGCAGAACAAGAAAGTAAGAGATCTCCACACCACAATGCCAATGGAGCAAGTCTACGGGCACTGCGACAAAGACACCCTGAAGATGGCCATGCTGAAGCATGAGGAGACATTCAGGCAGCAGGTAAGCTAGAGACCAAAGCTCAAAATGCTTCGAATTTTGCCTAAACGAGCAATGCACTGACCAGCAGCCAGCAATCCCATGATCTCTGACTTTATTAATCGCAGGTTCACGACCTCCATCGCCTTTACAGAATCCAGAAGCTTCTGATGCGAAACCTCAAGAGGGAGATCAAGAGCCAGCAGAGCAACTTGTCCGCCTCCCCCAACGGCTCCGGCGGCGCCGAGAACAACTGCGGCCACAGAGCGGCCTTGCTCGACGTGTGCTCCTACGAGCAGCAGTGGccaggcgccgccgccaccacacgcCGCGGCAGCCACGCGGCTGCGACGCCACGCGCCGCGCAGCGTGCCGTGGAGGTCGAGTATGCCGCGCAGCTGAGCCCGGAGGCGaccgacgacgaggaggcggAGTTGGAGCTCACGCTCGCCGTGGGCAACGGCGCCGCCAAGAAGCGGTACAGCAACGAGCACTGCTCCCCCGGGCAGAGCTTCTCGTCGTCGTCGACAGAGTCTGACACGCTCGTCGGCAGCCGGGAGTGGCAGCACCAGCAGCTGGTCTGCAGCGGCGCCGGCCTGCCGTACCACAAACGGAGGCCGGCAGGGTTCGACGTGGTGCAGGTGGCGGAGGACGGCGCGGTGCAGCAGCCTTCGCCCCTGCTGTTCCACTGGCTCAGCCTCCGGATGGCATGAAGGGAAAACGACCGGCCGGCGCATGCACGTACCGTCTACGTCTGTCTCGTTGCTAGTGGCAGACAGTTTGACTTCCTGTTTGCTGAGTTGTACTAGGAGTACGTACTATGTTTATTTGCTTCCAGCTTAGTCAAATGGATCAAGCTAATCCACAAATAATTAACTTCTTGTTGAGGAGAATGTAAGTCACTTTGTAGAAGCAGAGAGGAGAATGTACGTAGGAGCTTTTTCAGGTGAAGCTAAGCATGATTAGCACTCGGTGCAGCTTTGGTTTTCTTATCAGCTTTTGTAAACACTAGATGacctgttgcgctatcgcgcaaatggcgggATTTAATCAAAATTTGAACCATAAATTTTGGCTTATTTTGATACCGGAGCCTCAGAGGGTAGGAGTGGGGCGAGTTATAACATCATCCGTTGGAGTGAGTTCGAGAAAATGTCCTCGATGATCCCTCCACCTTCCTTTGGCTACTCCCTTTGCTCCCATGCCACGGCTCCTTCTGCTCGTCATATGTTCCGTTACGCTATCGCGTAAATGGCAAAATTTAATCAAAATTTGAACCAGATGTTTGGCTTATTTTGATACCAGAGGTTCGGAGTGGAGCTGCCGTCATCGTAGCGGTAAAGGGAGGGCATTCAGGTTGGGTGGCCATCAAAGGGAGCTATAGCAATATCCGATGGCGAGAAAATGTCCTTGCCGGTACATCCACCTTCCTTTGGATGCCCCCTTTGATCCCATGCGACCGCTCCTTCTGCCCCTCACAcgtcctccttttcctcttctggCTCCTTAGACTCACTTGGCATCTGACGCTGCAGCCATCCTCAGTTGAATTTATGTTAATTGTACAACATTTAAGACCTCTATAAATCGATGGTAGAATTATCTCTGCATGGTATCTTAATCTATGGAATTGTAAGAATACAACAAAGGTATTGAAGCTGAAAGGTAAGTAAGATATAGCAAATCGGTTAGTGGGTAAATCGAGTACATATGACCTACTCTAGATAATAAATTGAACctcatttttatttttgttgtctTGTTCAACTTCCAAGAACCATAATAATTGCTCTGTGAATACCACTACCACCAACAACAAGTGGTCTTCGGCAGTTTTTGAGACTGGTGCTTTCATTCTCACAAAGATCTCGAGATTCATCGATAATTCAGACAAAACACAGCTGCACCGCCGATAATGCACGACATATCAAAACAGATTAACAAATGTGTAATGCTCAGGGTAGTAATAATAATGTAGAAAAAGCACcaccaaaaagaaagaaaaaagtacaAAAAGGAAAACCTCCCCGAGCAAGATATGAAATGCAGAAATAAGCCTCTCACTAAGTTAAACAACAGATATAGCACTGCAGTTTCAACCTGGCTACATGCTACTATAAAAATAATCTAGGGAACAACGAACAGATGTGATCAGCTAGGTCTAGCTTACGCTACTTGCAGCTCATTTCGATTTCCCTTGTCTGAgaaggttagagcatctccactcgtctcctcgAATAGGCCCCCGGCTGGCTATTTTTCAATCCGAACggcgaaaaatggcccagccgcgcccccggttcctcgtttttcccCGGATTTgggccttcatccatccggcgagcccacgccaaccccggcctaccggggcgcgctcggggagtccggacaaagcgaaagcgc contains:
- the LOC124700623 gene encoding uncharacterized protein LOC124700623, which codes for MPMEQVYGHCDKDTLKMAMLKHEETFRQQVHDLHRLYRIQKLLMRNLKREIKSQQSNLSASPNGSGGAENNCGHRAALLDVCSYEQQWPGAAATTRRGSHAAATPRAAQRAVEVEYAAQLSPEATDDEEAELELTLAVGNGAAKKRYSNEHCSPGQSFSSSSTESDTLVGSREWQHQQLVCSGAGLPYHKRRPAGFDVVQVAEDGAVQQPSPLLFHWLSLRMA